The DNA sequence GGCCAGAAACTCCAAAAAGTTGCCCAGGAGGGGGTTGGGTGCGTGTTCCGTACTTTCCGAGAGCAGGGTCAGCCAGATGACTCCCATGATGGCAATGAAAAATCCAAGCCAGGTTCGCCGGTTCAGTCGTTCCTTGAGAATGAACCGGGCAGCCACGGCCACCATCAGGGGCAGGATAGCCACGATCATCCCAGCCTGAGATGCGCTGGTATAGGTCAGGGCCATGGCCTCGCAAACGAAATAGAGGCACGGTTCGCACAAGGCCATGAAAAGCAAAAGTTTCCAGTCGCCTTTCTGGTAGCGCTCGGACTTGAACCTCCCGACCAGCAGCAACAGACAGCAACTCGCCAGGGCCATGCGTGCCAAAACGACAACCATCGGACCATATACGCCAATAGCGAACTTCATGGCGATGAAAGAGCCGGCCCAGAGCACCGTAGCCAGAAACAGAGCTCCCGTGGCCAAGCGATCCACACCTTGAGACATGCTCTTTCCTTGATTTGAATTATTGGGGCTTGATGTACTAAGAAATCCCGTTGCGGGATGTGCCAGTTCACCTTCAGAGAGTCAATTTCTCGAACGCGGACTTCTCTTACCATATATAGGAGGTTGGCAATGACCCAGACACGAACAGACTCCCATCTGCTTTCCAAGTCTTTATACGATGCCGTGATTTTCGACATGGACGGCGTTGTCACGGATACCGCGAGCCTGCACGGCAAGGCCTGGAAGGAAATGTTCGATCAGTTTCTGGAATATCATGCCCGGCAGACGGGCCGGCAGCAGGCACCTTTTGATCTTGGCCATGACTATCTGCAATACGTGGACGGAAAACCGCGTTTTGACGGAGTGCGGAGTTTTCTTGCGTCGCGAGGCATTGCACTTCCCGAAGGAAGCCTTGAGGCTCCTCCGGGGGTGGACAGCGTCCATGCATTGGGGAACAAGAAAAACGCGCTTTTCGGAAAGATGCTGGAGGATGAGGGGGCGGTGGCCTATCCAGGTACGGTTCAACTGATTCAAAAATTGCATCAAGCCGGAATGAAGACAGCTATCATCTCGTCAAGCAAGAATGCTGAAAAGATATTGCGTTCCGCAAAAGTGTTGGATCTCTTTGAGGCGAAAGTAGATGGAGTGGACTCGCTGAGATTGGGAATACCCGGAAAACCCGCGCCGGAGATCTTTTTACAGGCAGCGCGTGAACTCGGCGCCGAACCAAAACGTGCCGTGGTTGTGGAGGATGCAATTTCAGGAGTGCAGGCCGGGGAGGCCGGGGGATTTGGACTGGTCGTCGGCGTCAATCGAGGGAGCGATCCTGAGGATTTGCGAAACAATGGCGCCCATATCGTTGTTTCGGACTTGTCGGAACTGGATGTATCCGCGACATAAGCAGGAAAAAAAACAACTCAGGATCGAGGTGTTTTCGGACGTTGAAAAAGGCCATCAGGCAGAACAGGGCAATTATGGAGTTTTGTTCGACTTTTTCGTGTTCGAGTTCTCGGTTTTCGGGCTTGAGCGTCTGGCTTTATAATGGCGAAAAAGCAGGATCATGGCCAGGATGAGGCCCACGCTTGCTACAATATCGCGGCGGATCAGCGACAGGGCTGTCCAGGCGCTCAGCCCTGAAAATAATGCGGCGAGGACCAAACGAGATGGAGCAGAGGTGGATCGCTGCTGGCTCGCAAAGGCTCTTTGAGCAAGGAAAACCGTTGTGCCGAGGAGTCCGACGAGTGCGAGGAATACCTGCAGTGTATTGAGCAAAATCTGTTAGATGCTTTGAGTATGAAAAGAAACCATGCGGAAGGCAACTTGAAGGGGAGGCCGCCCGCATGGAATCAGGAGGGAATAGGAGGAAGTTTAGGTGACAATGTTAACTATAACGCCCTGGCTCTGCGTATAGGTGCTGAGAATGTCTTTGGCAAAGTCGTAGCCTTGGTTCATCTCGCTCATTCCGCCTTTGCTGGATTGGGAACTTTTGCCGCTGTTCGTGTAGTCCATGGTCTTGCTGACCACTGCTGCTCCAAATTTTTGGCTGTTCATCGCTCCGGCCAACGCTCCTGCACCGCTGAAGTCAACACGCATGTTTTGCCTCCCCATGCTCATTTTTTCCTGTTGAGCGAAACTACTGCATCGGTTTTGGGAAAAAATAATCCAAAAACGCCGCCGATACAACCCTGTTGATATGATTCTTGGGAGCACCGTATGAAAGTCTGCTTTCTTGGCGTAGGCGAGGCCTTTGATGAGCATTATCCGAACGCTTCCGTGCTCGTATCCGTCAACGAGAAGAACCGGGAGCGGCATGTCCTGCTGGATTGCGGGTTCACCGCCCCTGCAGCTTTTTACCTCCATGCCCCCAGAGGCGCTCGACCTGATGTGATCTGGCTGTCTCATTTCCATGGAGATCATTTTTTGGGCTTGCCTTTGTTGTTGCTGCGGTTTCACGATGAGAAGCGCTCGAATCCACTGACCATTGTCGGCCAGGCCGGGGTGCGGGATCTGGTGTCGGCCGCATTTGATTTGGCCTATCCTGGTTTCAAGAACAAGATCGAATATACTCTGGAATTCGTCGAGGTGAACCAGGACACGAAGATGGAACTGAGCGGTTTCCAGTGGTCCTTTGCTCTCAACAATCATAGTGCCGGAGCACCTTGTCTTTCCGTTCGGCTGGATCGTATGTCTGCGTCCCTGGTATACAGCGGGGATGGTCAATCCACGCCACAGACACACGCGCTGGCCTTTCGGGCAGGATTGCTGGTTCACGAAGCGTATGGGCTGGAAGACAACAAACCCGGACACGCGACAGTGGCCCAATGTATTGATTTCGCCATCAAAGCCAAGGTCAATCAATTGGCCTTGGTTCACTTGAATCGCATGGTCCGCGAGGAACACGCGAATCGGATTCGGGCAATGCTGCATGACGTCAACCAGGTTAAAGCCTTTCTTCCCGAACCGGGCGTCACCATGGAGATACAATGACGGTTTTTTGAACAAGGCAACAAGGTTTTTGATGCTGCTTCCTCATTCCTGCACTTCCTGAGCTTCAATCCGCATCAGTGAAACAATCCTCCGTACTTTCCGCGGCCTTTTCCTCGAACCGTGCTCTCGTCAGTCGCGGAGAGATTTTCGGTAGGGGCAGATCGAAATATACCCTATATTATGACGCTTCTGTTCTGGATGCTGCAGTGGCCGTAACTTCCCTGACTCCCCAATGACGGCTTTGTGAACCATTCCTTCGGTTTATCGTTAGAGGCACAGCAATTAATTCTTGGCGCCGGGTGTCTCGCCGGATTGGGGCTCGGTTCTTTGCAATCATCCGCAAGAGTCCTGGTCGGGCGGCTGAGTCCCTTGGGCATGTCGGCGGAGATTTACGGTTGTTGGAGTATGACGGTGAAGCTCTCGGCAATATTTGAAATTCTCGGTTTGGGTGTGCTGCAACTCTGGTTTGGCCTGCAGCTTTCAATTCTGCTGTGCCTCGTTTTTTTCATCCTGGCCATGGTCTTTTCGTTTCTGGTTGAGTAGCGCGGTGCGGAAGCGGCGCACCAAGTTGATCACGATGAACAGAACTCATTATTTCGGCATGAAACCAGCCCGCCAGGAGGCACTGAGAAATGATTATTTACTTTGCGCACGGCGTTGGCTAAGGTTTACTTGATATTTCAGGATGAAAGCCTTTGCAGAAGGTTTTCCCGTCGTCAATCATGGTGGTTGAAATGCAAACCATCAAGCTCCAGGAGGGTACAAATGACCCGAAGCCTTAACTGCGTGTTTACCGGTAAGTCCACAAGTGCAATTCCGGGGGGTGAGTTCAAGGAATGGATCATGAATGAAGCGAAAAACCTTTCCCTGACAGGTTGGGTTCGGAGCCTGCACGATGATCGCTTGGAAGTTTTGATCCAGGGAACCGAAGAAAACATTCAGCTTTTTCGCGTTCATCTTCTTCAAGGCCCTCCATTGAGTAAAGTGGAAAACATGGAATGCAAGTGGATTGAATATGAAAAAAGCTTTTCCGACTTTGAGGTGCGTCAGTAATCCTTGTTTTGTCGAATCCTTTTCGACCATTCTTTTCTCGGTGTCTGGTGCGCCAGCTCAGGCCGCTCGCTCTGATGAAAAGAAACTGGAAAACAAACGCCGGCTCATCGAGCCGGCGTTTGTGGTTTCAAGCTCAATGCCTAACCTGTTTATATGCTACGAAAAAAAATATTTTTTAAATTTATGAAAATTATTTGTTGACAGTCGAGGGGAGTTTCTTTAGATACTGTTCTTTCGCGGCGAGCACTTCCGGTCGGTTTTGAAGACGGGATTTAGCGGCGCGAAAATGAGTTCTTTGACAATGGAATAGCGAGGGGGAGAGAAAGAACATGGTTTTAAAGCCATGCTTCATTTTGAGTATTTTTAAGTGGA is a window from the Desulfonatronum thiosulfatophilum genome containing:
- a CDS encoding acylphosphatase, producing the protein MNEAKNLSLTGWVRSLHDDRLEVLIQGTEENIQLFRVHLLQGPPLSKVENMECKWIEYEKSFSDFEVRQ
- a CDS encoding DMT family transporter; this encodes MSQGVDRLATGALFLATVLWAGSFIAMKFAIGVYGPMVVVLARMALASCCLLLLVGRFKSERYQKGDWKLLLFMALCEPCLYFVCEAMALTYTSASQAGMIVAILPLMVAVAARFILKERLNRRTWLGFFIAIMGVIWLTLLSESTEHAPNPLLGNFLEFLAMCCATGSMIALKKLCVRFSPLFLTAVQAFTGCIFFLPILFLPGTTMPETFHLPAVLSILYLGFGVTIVAYWLYNYGISRIPAGQASVFVNLIPVITLFLGWLILGERLVPMQYLASAVVLIGIFLSQGSHHIRERSA
- a CDS encoding HAD family hydrolase is translated as MTQTRTDSHLLSKSLYDAVIFDMDGVVTDTASLHGKAWKEMFDQFLEYHARQTGRQQAPFDLGHDYLQYVDGKPRFDGVRSFLASRGIALPEGSLEAPPGVDSVHALGNKKNALFGKMLEDEGAVAYPGTVQLIQKLHQAGMKTAIISSSKNAEKILRSAKVLDLFEAKVDGVDSLRLGIPGKPAPEIFLQAARELGAEPKRAVVVEDAISGVQAGEAGGFGLVVGVNRGSDPEDLRNNGAHIVVSDLSELDVSAT
- a CDS encoding MBL fold metallo-hydrolase, which gives rise to MKVCFLGVGEAFDEHYPNASVLVSVNEKNRERHVLLDCGFTAPAAFYLHAPRGARPDVIWLSHFHGDHFLGLPLLLLRFHDEKRSNPLTIVGQAGVRDLVSAAFDLAYPGFKNKIEYTLEFVEVNQDTKMELSGFQWSFALNNHSAGAPCLSVRLDRMSASLVYSGDGQSTPQTHALAFRAGLLVHEAYGLEDNKPGHATVAQCIDFAIKAKVNQLALVHLNRMVREEHANRIRAMLHDVNQVKAFLPEPGVTMEIQ